The DNA segment AGGTGTTCCGCTTCTTCGGAGACCTGGAGGCAACCACGGGCACCGGATTCATCGACAGCTGGGTTTCTCGCAAGACGGCGGTCTCGAACAGCAGCATGGCCGGAAGCCAGAAGCACGAGGTGGCTACCTTCGCCGCGGTGGCGGTTCGGACGCCGCGGACGCAGGCGACGACCACGGCGTGCCAGGCTGCGACTGGGGCTATGACCGACCCGCTTGCCACGTTGACCAGCGCGGCCATTGACAGGTGCAGTCGCCTCGCACTGTTCGAGCATGGCGAGATGGTTGGTCTGCGCAAGACAGAAACA comes from the Amblyomma americanum isolate KBUSLIRL-KWMA chromosome 1, ASM5285725v1, whole genome shotgun sequence genome and includes:
- the LOC144136755 gene encoding uncharacterized protein LOC144136755 isoform X2 — its product is MKPHRPYSLELQQQWNHTVMFQAGQPGSEVKTNHLAMLEQCEATAPVNGRAGQRGKRVGHSPSRSLARRGRRLRPRRPNRHRGEGSHLVLLASGHAAVRDRRLARNPAVDESGARGCLQVSEEAEHLVDLRLDLEDSAAR